The genome window CAAGACCGTAGGTAGAGTTGCACTGTTTGCGGATTCCTTCAGCCATGGCTGCGGCCACCTCGCGGCTCACAGCGCCGTGTTCAGCAATGAGGAGCGGTGGCACACCGCTATAAAGAGTCTTGAGATCGTCGGAGTAGACAATTGCTCCGCCCACAAACGAGCGCGAGCTGCCGCTGAGCGAGGTCAGCCGCTGGCCGATCAAACCACCGGTGCAGGATTCCGAGACCGCAATCGTCGCCCCGCGCATCTCCAGGTAATATTCGACAATCTGCTCCAGCGACTCGCCGGCCCGTGAGAAGACAAAGTCATCGAGTTCGTCTTCTATTTTTTCCGAAAGTTCCGATACCAGCTTTTCGGCTGCTTCCTCCGAAGCAGCCGTGGCTTTCAGGTAAATCTGTACCTCGCCAGCGTGTCCCAGGATCGTGGTCTGGACTTCTTTATGCTTTTTGTAGATGGGCGCAATGCGCGCGTCACACTCCGACTCCGGCATGAGGGCGACCCGCAGCTCGCGCTTGGCGATAAATAGCTGATTATCTTTGAAGCGCACACGCAGGCGTTCCATGCATTGCGTGTCGAAGAGTGGCTTCAGCTCTTGAGGCGGTCCGGGCAGAAGTATGACAACTTTATTCAGGTGGCCGACGGAACCCTCCAGCCACTGCCCGGGAGCGCTGCCGTTGGGATTTTCCAGAGGCACAGCCCCGGCAATCACATCACCCTGCTTGAGGTTGTTCTCCGCCATCTTGATGCGGCGCTTGGCGAAGCGGGCATAGAGCTTGGCGACAATATCCGCATCACGCCGCAAAGGCAGATTCAGCGCCTGGGCCACGGCTTCGCGTGTGAGGTCGTCTTCCGTCGGTCCCAGGCCGCCCATGAAGATCACCAGGTCAGAGCGCTCCAGCGCAATGCGCGCCGCGGAAACCAGATGCGCGTGGTCATCACCCACCACAGTCTTGAAGCCCACGTCAATCCCCAGCAGGTTGAGCCTTTCGGTCAAAAAAAGGGAATTGGTGTCCTGGCGGAAAGGTGTAAGCAGCTCGGAGCCGACGGCGATGATTTCAGCAAGCACGAATATAAAGTTTAACCGACTGAGGGCAAACTATGGGCGGCCCGACAAAATCAAAGAAATATTCCAGTTACACCACGAGGCACAGAGACACGGAGAAAATTCATGGGCTGAATGCTGATTGCTTGTCCTAATCGAGCAGTGGTTTTCCCTGGATGCCCCACGCCAAATGATGCACGCCGCTGGCGGTAGCCAGCACGGCGGCTTTGCCGGGGGCGAAGGCCAATCCAACCAG of Terriglobales bacterium contains these proteins:
- a CDS encoding competence/damage-inducible protein A, whose translation is MLAEIIAVGSELLTPFRQDTNSLFLTERLNLLGIDVGFKTVVGDDHAHLVSAARIALERSDLVIFMGGLGPTEDDLTREAVAQALNLPLRRDADIVAKLYARFAKRRIKMAENNLKQGDVIAGAVPLENPNGSAPGQWLEGSVGHLNKVVILLPGPPQELKPLFDTQCMERLRVRFKDNQLFIAKRELRVALMPESECDARIAPIYKKHKEVQTTILGHAGEVQIYLKATAASEEAAEKLVSELSEKIEDELDDFVFSRAGESLEQIVEYYLEMRGATIAVSESCTGGLIGQRLTSLSGSSRSFVGGAIVYSDDLKTLYSGVPPLLIAEHGAVSREVAAAMAEGIRKQCNSTYGLAVTGIAGPKGGTEEKPVGLVYHALSDGKKTDVVKRLLPGDRERIRWGASQQALDMVRRRLM